The region CCTAAACGAGACCAATGGGATTGTAACCACCCCCAACTATCCAAACCTATACCAAAACTACTTGGATTGCCTGTGGCAAATAGAGCTTCACCCTTCAGTCCTAATTACTATGGAATGCTACGATCTTGCCCTGGAGGAAAAAGAAGGATGTACATTGGATTACATGGAAGTTCTTGCTGGTGTGTCACCGGATTCTCCAGTGATCGGACGATATTGCGGTGTCCTTAATGAAACATTGATATTTGAGAGAGAGGGAAACTTAAGCATAAGGTTCACATCAGACGCAGATAAAGAGTTCAGGGGATTTCGCTGTGCATACAACATTTACAAAGGTAAGAATGCGTCTGTTATGCGTAAGTCACTGTTAGGTTCTTGATCTTCAGTTAGATGACAAAAAGTTCCCCCTTGTCAATTGCCTTAAGTCAACATCTTTCAAATAAAGAAGGAATGTCCTATACTGTGTGGCTACTgtttcaaaatattgttttgtaactGATCCTGGCTACGCTAGCTTATATCTTTTATCGCTTAaacccttttgtttcatttaacaCAATAAGGACTACCAAGTACATTACAATAGAATACAAGCTTTATTGTCACTCCTAAGGGGGCTTTTTTTCAGTACTATTACACCTTTTGGTGCTCCCTTACGCAAAATGTACATTAATTTACGTCAGCAGTTGAAACTTTACGGCAAATGTACATTCATTAGCACTTTCATGAACTTCATTAACGCGAACGAACTTTCAATAACGCTATTTGCACATGTATTAACATTCAATTGCATGAAAGGATGAACAATTGTACCTTTGGACAATCAAAGATGACAAATACACTTTCAATCTCGCCCTATGGTTAATCATTAACACCAATAGAAAATCAATTGCATACTACGACAATCAATGGCGTATTAGAGACACAAAATAATTCAATTTGTATAGAGACGCACAACCAATTGCACCTTCATACAATCGTTTATGTAAATAAACAGCAAGAGGTGTACTTCTAAATAAATTACAGCAAAATAACACGTTAAAAAGATCAACAAAAATTGTAGGagttaaaactttttttcccccaaaaattacaaaaatagtgtaacatttttagtgtaacgaaaaataaaatttgctgaaaactaaggcattaataattattattatatataaggccaatttcatgcaataaaCCTGTGAAGTATAATTCTTTAATATTCAATCTTCGTTCACTGGAAAAAATCCACGCGTGCGATTGGTTGAAATCGGCCACATGACTACGTGTCGATACCGCACAGTTTGAGTGCGGTTATCAAAAgttatacaccttattcgaaaatggcggccaataaattattcttttgtttgcatgttaattagccctcttcgcctcatgttgacgaggcgaagagggctaattaacatgcaaacaaaagaataatttattggcccattttggaataaggtgtataacGCACACCAGCTACTTCAACTCTCAATCCATAGTAAAACAGTCCAAATTTACTATttacgctcactcgttcgtttctaaagttttgcgactcgtAAATAAAAACCCGTACgacgcactttctatgaagtaatctatttttattttagcgTCTTCGTCAAACATATGCTTAACATTACTAATCTGAGCAGGGCTAGACATTAAGGACGAAATAGTTTTAAGGATCTGGTGACGACTGTTACGGGTGAGAGCCCATTCCGTTAACGAGAGACGGACATCAGGGAGTTTGGAGAGAAGCTAGTGACTTCCATATATCATGAACATTGTCTTATCTCGACTCAGAAGGAGATAGTTGTTAAAACACCCGTCAAATTATTAAGAGATCACATTAGCCCAGTCTTtaattgaaaaggaaatatgAAGCAAAGAATCATCAACTTAACTTTCGGATCGACAGTACTTAAAACTGATGGTGGATCGTTCACGTATGTACTGCATAGGAGTGTCCCCAAGATACTCCCTTGTGGTAAACCACTCTCGGCAAGTTGTCTGAAAACTTGAGCGTACGTCATTGAGAACAGCAATTGCACATGCGCTTTGTGGGCCTAGCCTACCACCAcggaaaataacaataacatatAACGAATGTTGGTATACAATGGTGGTCAAAAGGAAGCGAGCAACACTACAAATAGAATTTAAATATAGATTTAAAATCTGCAACAAGGCTATTTTAATGGTGTATGAGGAAACTTTCACTAACTTTAAAGCAAACCAAGCAGGGGATTGGGCTACTCGGTCCGAGGGCTTCTATAACAAAACTGATGCATTTGTCCCCCTTCTTTGACTACACTACACTTTCCGAATATATAAAATGAGCTGTGACTACTATATGGGActagtttttgtttattcGAACCATTGGCATTCCATGCTAATAATCATCTTTATTTGTTCCTAAAAAAGTTTGCCTAGTGTTCTCACAgtcaaataaaacatttctacAAACTTTTACAACAATTCTATCAATTACTTTACATGGGGAATGGTGTTTGTCTctgtgtcttttttttggttaagGTATAAAAATCTAAATAAAATTCCAAATCtaataatgtaataaatcTAAAAGTATCTAAAACTGTCTAGAAAAGCGAAGGGGAAATGGCAAACCTGACATTCCATGTATTGTTAATTTGCTCGTAAATTATCGACGAGTTGGCCGCAAGAAGAAATTGACATGTGTGGCGGCATGGAATGTAAGCTTTAGTCTCACGTACTCGCTCCATTTGTCGTTAGTCCGAGGGTACTGGACCGAGTGGACAAACTGGACAGAGTGTTCTCGTACGTGCCACTATGGAAACCAGACAAGGTACCGGACATGCGTGAACCCATTAACAGGGAGTGGACTGCAGCTTGTTTGTGATGTTGTTCCGGATACGGAGAGAAGGGGCTGCCTGACATCAAACTGTAGTAAGTGTTTGTAGCACAGAACCAACAAAAGCATGCATGTCGACCGCAGAAAAGAACGAGGTATTATGACAATTTACCAATTTAACTACGGCTGGCGTGTCAATTGGCATAACTGCAAAAGCACTTCTAAACTATGTCGTAAAAACTGTTCTTCTTTGGCCATCGTACCTTGATCAGAAACAGCACACCAGCAGCGGCAAAAGCGACAACTGAGCGCCTTGTGTGTGGAAGCATACGAAACGTTAAgtaatttatttcaaagaatGCGCTCAGTTTTCACGTTTGTTGCCGCCGCTTGTGTGCTGTTTCTGATTTCTAAGATAAtcgtattttttcttaataaagGTTTACAGAATGACAAACAAAGATGATCATgaaataattaagaaaaaaagaaacaaaataaaaacacgcAACAAACAGCGTTGTAATCTTTGTAACCATTTTTGTGAACATTTAAGTGACATTAATTACTGTCttttttctgtcatttttAACAAAAGGTGACACAAGTTCTTCTGGTGCCACATCCTTTCCCAGCTCCTCTGCAGCCGACATCCTTTACTCAGAAAACAGGAGCATCACAACTCCTCCTCTAAACTTAAACGTGAACCCTTTCAAGGCTGAAGATTCTGTAACAGACAAAAGTCtagcttttttctctttgggCCCGTCACCAATGCTGAGTAATTCTCTTTTCCGCaacaaatcaatttttgtgtgGGCTAGTGCAAAAATAAATTGGGACTCCAAAGACGTGAACCCAAAAACGACTTCTGCCTTACCTACAAACTATTCCCTATTATCAAAACGCGCTTCAAAGAAATATATGGTTTACACATCTCAAGAAAGAAGCAACCTCGTTGTCCTTACATCAAGTAGTCAGCGAAATTTCAGGGCGTTCTCATTTCTTCAAACTATCAGCCAATCGCAAAGAACATTTCCCGCTGAAACAAACATGTCAGATAATAACAGTGGAATGGTTATTTCACTACATGTTGCTTCAAGGTCTTTTACTAATAGAGTGTCCTTGACGAGAGTTTCGTCTGTGTTCATTCCTCACATCAATTCAAACAACACTTCTCGCCTCGTCAACGTTTCTAGAACACATTCGCTCAGCGTTGAGAGGTACGCAAGTATTTCAATCGCTATCTCTGGAACCACAGCCGTGTATCACATCTTTTCCACGAAGTCACCTCTGTTACCAGGAACAATGGATAACGAAAGTGTTGCCATAATTTATACAAATATCCTTCATTCTTCCAATGGCAGAATTTCATCCAGTATCTCAAAGATTGGACTACTTGGTTTCAATACGTTAAGAAgttctttttcaacaaagGGAAAACATGAAGCCACCTCGTTCATCTTATCGTCGTCCGCTCAAAGTGCGCTTGGTTCGAATACCACAAGGAACACTCGCCGAAGTGGAACAAAATCTTTGACTTCTATCACTGCAAACAGGATTCATGGGTACACAGAATTATTAGAAACTTCGTCTGTTTCAATGCCTCAGTACACGACTATGTTATCCACACTTTCAACGAGATACTTATCAATGGGAATATCTATGCAATCTTCGGACAACTTCAACGCCGAGTCTTCAATAATTGGAAAAACGAGAAAATTGTCTTTACTTTGTACCGATGGAAACACCCTTGACACTACGCTAAATATTCGTCCATCAAGTTTTCAGCCTTCTGGCATACTGCTGTTAGGTGACCGAAATATTATATTGTGGCATAATTAATACGACCCTTACGAATAAACTTCACACACATATCGGCAGGAATCTGAAATGATAGAAGGATGACCGAGTGGGGAGAAGAGGGCAGGGCTTCTCTTTCTAACCCTGGCCCATTCCTCTCCCTTTAACACTCGCTTCAAAGTCCCTGATAACTCTGGCTGCCACAATGGTTGACGATTAAGATATAGACCGAATGCAAAAATGCCTGCcaattaaatattcttttaactttgtgctaattagcgTCACTAGCCTCGTCAGCATgcgaaaaatacaaaagaattttcactCAAAAATGGGGCTAAATCTAAATTTAGATGAATGAATAATGATTAAGCCGGCATAAGGAGTGTCTTCTTCTTGTTGGCATGCATGCCTTCATTGTGTAGATTGAGGTGAAAGTGAGATATATTCAACTAGGCAAGACCACATTCTTAAAATGAGACTGATACAAAATGACGCACTTTACTAAATTGACCG is a window of Acropora palmata chromosome 11, jaAcrPala1.3, whole genome shotgun sequence DNA encoding:
- the LOC141897214 gene encoding uncharacterized protein LOC141897214 isoform X1; translation: MSAVLRVCYFVLLFAKSVKALSEQINLTKWSETVASPNFPQTYPTNSNISWIISVSFGNRIQLRIFSLQTQCNGDSLLIRDGNTLTSPLIARYCGRPISLPVITSSGNHLLLHFVSDNITDSSSNTGFTSLYDGVCKVHLNETNGIVTTPNYPNLYQNYLDCLWQIELHPSVLITMECYDLALEEKEGCTLDYMEVLAGVSPDSPVIGRYCGVLNETLIFEREGNLSIRFTSDADKEFRGFRCAYNIYKVRGYWTEWTNWTECSRTCHYGNQTRYRTCVNPLTGSGLQLVCDVVPDTERRGCLTSNCSDTSSSGATSFPSSSAADILYSENRSITTPPLNLNVNPFKAEDSVTDKSLAFFSLGPSPMLSNSLFRNKSIFVWASAKINWDSKDVNPKTTSALPTNYSLLSKRASKKYMVYTSQERSNLVVLTSSSQRNFRAFSFLQTISQSQRTFPAETNMSDNNSGMVISLHVASRSFTNRVSLTRVSSVFIPHINSNNTSRLVNVSRTHSLSVERYASISIAISGTTAVYHIFSTKSPLLPGTMDNESVAIIYTNILHSSNGRISSSISKIGLLGFNTLRSSFSTKGKHEATSFILSSSAQSALGSNTTRNTRRSGTKSLTSITANRIHGYTELLETSSVSMPQYTTMLSTLSTRYLSMGISMQSSDNFNAESSIIGKTRKLSLLCTDGNTLDTTLNIRPSSFQPSGILLLDYSTVTSSTTGKITSERSLSTAVAQTSMIVTEHSFSSGYNVIFEGNEKKDRYSKRGTMYSTHQRISLTSSKYYKMMSPSTGIGTPSSSYAIRDSMNTSSARIRRARSEDLKTTRDYVLSTRPKSVSPSSTINNWKTTKTAAITTTDSLQFTGHSTPFTMSTRIRFSSSYDLREAENTKTSSHPTDSHNLKSMGSISEITVHVSNSVSSSATVVPSAPPDAEFPSVFRFPWHLIPFIIIILVLLVALFTYYLRIADIIHAIILAIKERSKLKGTKQDKSALKMNQENFSTAGFNDPSFHSYQRELFYEDGLDLALFEDKKDNEFSVELDEELQHSDSQESVEMSCVMEEESKDEKPIHDTLKEMFDTVER